The proteins below come from a single Chitinophaga pinensis DSM 2588 genomic window:
- a CDS encoding aldo/keto reductase: protein MKYRKLGNTDVSLSAIGLGCMGMNHAYGEANDAESIATLEHAIALGVTFWDTADIYANGKNEELVAKVLKPNRSKIFLATKFGFTFTDGQPGGFDGSPAYMRKAVTDSLKRLQTDVIDLYYVHRVDPKIPIEETVGAMAELVKEGKVRYLGLSEAGVNSIRKAHAVHPISALQSEYSLLTRDVEKEIIPLCNELKISFVPFSPLARGLVTNTLDLGALKDNDFRKSLPRYQAAHADNNQQLAAAFAELAAAKNCTAAQLALAWVLNQDENLIPIPGTKRRKYLEENAAAVDISLSDADKKEIDALLAKYPDTGERYGAAQQQLVDRS from the coding sequence ATGAAATACAGGAAATTAGGAAACACAGATGTCTCTCTCTCCGCTATCGGATTGGGATGCATGGGCATGAACCATGCTTATGGAGAAGCCAATGATGCTGAATCCATCGCTACATTGGAACATGCTATAGCGCTCGGCGTTACATTCTGGGATACGGCCGATATTTACGCTAATGGTAAAAATGAGGAACTGGTGGCAAAAGTGTTGAAGCCAAACCGTTCTAAAATATTCCTTGCTACCAAGTTCGGATTTACTTTCACGGATGGACAACCCGGCGGGTTTGATGGCTCACCGGCATATATGCGCAAGGCGGTTACGGATAGTCTGAAAAGATTACAGACAGATGTGATTGATCTTTACTATGTGCATCGCGTAGACCCCAAGATACCAATAGAGGAGACTGTGGGTGCGATGGCAGAACTGGTAAAAGAAGGAAAAGTACGTTATCTGGGATTGTCAGAGGCAGGCGTGAATTCTATTCGCAAGGCCCATGCGGTACATCCTATTTCGGCTTTGCAGAGTGAATACTCTCTGCTGACAAGAGATGTGGAAAAGGAGATTATTCCGTTGTGCAATGAACTTAAGATCAGTTTTGTGCCTTTTAGTCCGCTGGCACGTGGTCTTGTGACCAATACCCTGGATCTGGGCGCACTGAAGGATAATGATTTCAGGAAGTCGCTTCCCCGTTATCAGGCGGCACATGCCGATAATAATCAGCAACTGGCAGCTGCATTCGCAGAACTGGCGGCAGCTAAAAACTGTACGGCAGCGCAACTGGCTTTGGCGTGGGTGTTGAATCAGGATGAAAACCTGATACCTATTCCAGGTACTAAACGCAGGAAATACCTGGAAGAGAATGCGGCGGCGGTGGATATCAGCTTATCTGATGCAGATAAAAAGGAGATTGATGCTTTACTGGCGAAGTATCCGGATACCGGCGAAAGGTATGGAGCTGCACAGCAACAGCTGGTAGACAGAAGTTAA